One Kitasatospora sp. NBC_01266 genomic window carries:
- a CDS encoding helix-turn-helix transcriptional regulator: protein MSNAIDQTRRMLSLVTYLRERPGAEVAEVARAFGISERELIADLNVLPMCGTSFRGGDLLDIDTDGERIWWHNVDDVAQPLRLAADEATALLVAARAVAGLPGLRERDRQALTRAVVKIENAAGESAEGSARVGVTFEAEGQVFADIDRALSEGRRIWLRYYSHGRGGMSEREVDPIRLLTEGHTYLDGWCRTSEDRRLFRLDRVAEIKVLDEPADPPRLERRDLSQGLVNPAADDPEVVVEVGPAGRWVAEYYTHDLAEELPDGGLRITLRSSDPLGLRTLALRLGRDGRIVAPAPLAEQAKAAALAALAGYQEQP, encoded by the coding sequence ATGAGCAACGCCATCGACCAGACCCGGCGGATGCTCTCGCTGGTCACCTACCTGCGGGAGCGTCCCGGAGCCGAGGTCGCCGAGGTGGCCCGGGCGTTCGGGATCAGCGAGCGCGAGCTGATCGCGGACCTGAACGTGCTGCCGATGTGCGGCACCAGCTTCCGCGGCGGCGACCTGCTGGACATCGACACCGACGGCGAGCGGATCTGGTGGCACAACGTCGACGACGTGGCCCAGCCGCTGCGGCTGGCGGCCGACGAGGCCACCGCGCTGCTGGTCGCCGCGCGGGCGGTGGCGGGTCTGCCGGGACTGCGTGAGCGGGACCGGCAGGCGCTCACCCGGGCCGTCGTCAAGATCGAGAACGCGGCGGGGGAGAGTGCCGAGGGCAGTGCCCGGGTCGGGGTGACCTTCGAGGCCGAGGGCCAGGTCTTCGCCGACATCGACCGGGCGCTGAGCGAGGGCCGGCGGATCTGGCTGCGCTACTACTCGCACGGGCGCGGCGGGATGAGCGAACGCGAGGTGGACCCGATCCGGCTGCTGACGGAGGGCCACACCTACCTGGACGGCTGGTGCCGCACCTCCGAGGACCGCCGGCTCTTCCGGCTGGACCGGGTGGCCGAGATCAAGGTGCTGGACGAGCCGGCCGACCCGCCCCGGCTGGAGCGGCGCGACCTCTCCCAGGGCCTGGTCAACCCGGCTGCCGACGACCCCGAGGTGGTGGTCGAGGTGGGTCCCGCCGGGCGCTGGGTGGCCGAGTACTACACCCACGACCTGGCCGAGGAACTGCCGGACGGCGGGCTGCGGATCACCCTGCGCAGCTCGGATCCGCTGGGCCTGCGCACCCTGGCGCTGCGACTGGGCCGGGACGGGCGGATCGTGGCTCCGGCCCCGCTGGCCGAGCAGGCCAAGGCGGCGGCCCTGGCGGCCCTGGCCGGGTACCAGGAGCAGCCGTGA
- a CDS encoding FKBP-type peptidyl-prolyl cis-trans isomerase, which yields MAENPSGPSEADTASGAVADPAAPRPGGPLPGDGESIVIPPSILKQQAGWTKPGESTPPVPGAAKPEEAQVFASTVRKQEISEADYENVGGGGKLGVILGVVITLLLVGSGVGLYVVNQHNDKAAKASDAATATPSTPPSPTQAPVPPIKTDAKVLPTVAGDFGTKATITLPKEAPEGTFVVKPLTEGTGAKVNKGDWVSADFTLKDWQTGKDIPGSYDQGKPLILQPGTGQVIPALDATLVGQKAGSRVLVVAPPAAAFGDQGNSQLGLGPKDTLVLVIDIERVNAPDARVSGDMTEPSADFPQVKVNGGKTADTITPPAGVTDPTDLKTAVLIQGKGPKVESGEEVVVQYTGVTLKDGKKFDSSVEKGQAFSFVTGGGQVIPGWDKGVIGQNVGSRIELVIPAAQAYGAQPPAGSGIPANASLVFVIDILDAGQGSGGGGQ from the coding sequence ATGGCTGAGAATCCGTCGGGCCCGAGCGAGGCCGACACCGCGAGCGGCGCTGTCGCCGACCCGGCGGCGCCCAGGCCCGGAGGCCCGCTGCCCGGCGATGGCGAGTCGATCGTGATCCCGCCGTCGATTCTCAAGCAGCAGGCGGGCTGGACCAAGCCCGGCGAGAGCACCCCGCCGGTCCCGGGCGCCGCCAAGCCGGAGGAGGCGCAGGTCTTCGCCTCCACGGTGCGCAAGCAGGAGATCTCCGAGGCCGACTACGAGAACGTGGGCGGCGGCGGCAAGCTGGGCGTGATCCTCGGGGTGGTGATCACCCTGCTGCTGGTCGGCAGCGGCGTCGGCCTCTACGTCGTGAACCAGCACAACGACAAGGCGGCCAAGGCCTCGGACGCGGCCACCGCCACGCCGAGCACCCCGCCCTCGCCGACCCAGGCCCCGGTGCCGCCGATCAAGACCGACGCCAAGGTGCTGCCCACGGTCGCCGGCGACTTCGGCACCAAGGCGACCATCACGCTGCCGAAGGAGGCCCCGGAAGGCACCTTCGTGGTCAAGCCGCTCACCGAGGGCACCGGCGCCAAGGTCAACAAGGGCGACTGGGTCTCCGCCGACTTCACCCTCAAGGACTGGCAGACCGGCAAGGACATCCCGGGCTCCTACGACCAGGGCAAGCCGCTGATCCTGCAGCCCGGTACCGGGCAGGTGATCCCGGCGCTGGACGCCACCCTGGTGGGCCAGAAGGCCGGCAGCCGGGTGCTGGTGGTCGCCCCGCCGGCGGCGGCCTTCGGCGACCAGGGCAACTCGCAGCTGGGCCTGGGTCCCAAGGACACCCTGGTGCTGGTGATCGACATCGAGCGGGTGAACGCGCCGGACGCCCGGGTGAGCGGCGACATGACCGAGCCGTCGGCCGACTTCCCGCAGGTCAAGGTCAACGGTGGCAAGACCGCCGACACCATCACCCCGCCGGCGGGCGTCACCGACCCGACCGACCTGAAGACCGCGGTGCTGATCCAGGGCAAGGGCCCGAAGGTGGAGAGCGGCGAGGAGGTCGTCGTCCAGTACACCGGGGTGACCCTGAAGGACGGCAAGAAGTTCGACTCCTCGGTGGAGAAGGGCCAGGCGTTCAGCTTCGTCACCGGCGGCGGCCAGGTCATCCCCGGCTGGGACAAGGGTGTGATCGGCCAGAACGTGGGCAGCCGGATCGAGCTGGTGATCCCGGCCGCGCAGGCCTACGGGGCGCAGCCGCCGGCCGGCAGCGGCATCCCGGCCAACGCCTCGCTGGTCTTCGTGATCGACATCCTGGACGCGGGGCAGGGCTCCGGCGGCGGCGGCCAGTGA
- a CDS encoding (2Fe-2S)-binding protein, which translates to MRRTPASLAAAEPGPAHTIEFDGRPIPALPGQSIAAALWAQGILAWRSTRIAGRPRGAFCGIGACYDCLATVDGQPNQRTCLLPAAPGTTVTTQEGHGRADLDLA; encoded by the coding sequence ATGCGCCGAACCCCGGCCTCCCTGGCGGCGGCCGAACCCGGACCGGCCCACACCATCGAGTTCGACGGCCGCCCGATCCCCGCGCTGCCCGGTCAGAGCATCGCCGCCGCGCTCTGGGCGCAGGGCATCCTGGCCTGGCGCAGCACCCGGATCGCCGGCCGGCCGCGTGGGGCGTTCTGCGGGATCGGCGCCTGCTACGACTGCCTGGCCACCGTCGACGGGCAGCCCAACCAGCGCACCTGCCTGCTGCCGGCCGCCCCCGGCACCACCGTCACCACCCAGGAGGGCCACGGCCGTGCCGACCTCGACCTCGCCTGA
- a CDS encoding helix-turn-helix transcriptional regulator, with the protein MAIAKAERLMNLALCLMNTRRPLSKRELRESVEAYREAWQSGSEDAFNRMFERDKDDLRELGLVIDVDENTLDGEAGYLARRDRNRLPEIALDAEEAAALSLAAKVWQQARLSGAASGALQKLRAAGVPFDEDGAEGRTALEPYIPVREAAFEPLLIAARDRRPVSFDYRKAGAALTEPRSVEPWALECWRGHWYLAGWDRDRGAVRVFRLSRITGKVRSRSAAFTAPVPEHVDVRAYVARFAGEGATASATVRLRRGAGFPLRTKALATRGLDEDWDELEIPYGHGLGADLAEYGPDLVVLAPEELRADVIDRLRAVAGLPTPAVPVRDAAVEGELR; encoded by the coding sequence ATGGCGATCGCCAAGGCAGAGCGGCTGATGAACCTCGCCCTGTGCCTGATGAACACCAGACGGCCGCTCTCCAAGCGGGAGCTGCGGGAGTCCGTCGAGGCCTACCGGGAGGCCTGGCAGTCCGGCAGTGAGGACGCCTTCAACCGGATGTTCGAGCGGGACAAGGACGACCTGCGCGAGCTGGGCCTGGTGATCGACGTCGACGAGAACACCCTGGACGGCGAGGCCGGCTACCTGGCCCGGCGGGACCGCAACCGGCTGCCGGAGATCGCGCTGGACGCCGAGGAGGCCGCCGCGCTGAGCCTGGCCGCCAAGGTCTGGCAGCAGGCCCGGCTCTCCGGCGCGGCCAGTGGCGCGCTGCAGAAGCTGCGCGCGGCCGGCGTCCCGTTCGACGAGGACGGCGCCGAGGGCCGCACCGCTCTGGAGCCCTACATCCCGGTCCGCGAGGCGGCCTTCGAGCCGCTGCTGATCGCCGCCCGGGACCGCCGTCCGGTCTCCTTCGACTACCGCAAGGCCGGCGCCGCCCTCACCGAGCCGCGCTCGGTGGAGCCGTGGGCGCTGGAGTGCTGGCGCGGCCACTGGTACCTGGCCGGCTGGGACCGCGATCGCGGTGCGGTGCGGGTCTTCCGGCTCAGCCGGATCACCGGCAAGGTCCGCTCCCGCTCGGCCGCCTTCACCGCCCCGGTGCCCGAGCACGTGGACGTGCGCGCCTACGTCGCCCGGTTCGCCGGTGAGGGTGCCACCGCCTCCGCCACCGTGCGGCTGCGGCGCGGCGCGGGCTTCCCGCTGCGCACCAAGGCGCTGGCCACCCGCGGGCTGGACGAGGACTGGGACGAGCTGGAGATCCCGTACGGGCACGGGCTGGGCGCGGACCTGGCCGAGTACGGGCCCGACCTGGTGGTGCTGGCGCCCGAGGAGCTGCGGGCCGACGTCATCGACCGGCTGCGCGCGGTGGCCGGTCTGCCCACGCCGGCCGTGCCGGTGCGGGATGCCGCTGTTGAGGGAGAACTGCGATGA
- a CDS encoding FKBP-type peptidyl-prolyl cis-trans isomerase: MSEKTKPEIDFPGGEAPAELLIEDIEVGTGAEAKAGANVEVHYVGVTFETGEEFDASWNRGSTFRFPLGGGRVIKGWDQGVQGMKVGGRRKLTIPAHLGYGKQSPTPAIPPNSTLIFVVDLINV, translated from the coding sequence GTGAGCGAGAAGACGAAGCCCGAGATCGACTTCCCCGGTGGCGAGGCTCCGGCCGAGCTGCTCATCGAGGACATCGAGGTCGGCACCGGCGCCGAGGCCAAGGCCGGCGCGAATGTCGAGGTGCACTACGTCGGCGTGACCTTCGAGACCGGCGAGGAGTTCGACGCGAGCTGGAACCGCGGCTCGACCTTCCGGTTCCCGCTGGGCGGCGGCCGGGTCATCAAGGGCTGGGACCAGGGCGTCCAGGGCATGAAGGTGGGCGGCCGTCGCAAGCTGACCATCCCCGCGCACCTGGGCTACGGCAAGCAGTCGCCGACCCCGGCGATCCCGCCGAACTCGACCCTGATCTTCGTGGTCGACCTGATCAACGTCTGA
- a CDS encoding twin-arginine translocase TatA/TatE family subunit yields MGRILAFLIIILMAAVFFGGKRLPALARAVGRSMRILKSETSALREEFAKEAKEPVEPPAVVPDPTLTIKAAPGAASSARPTDEQRTGRTR; encoded by the coding sequence ATGGGCAGGATCCTGGCGTTCCTGATCATCATCCTGATGGCGGCGGTCTTCTTCGGCGGCAAGCGGCTGCCCGCTCTGGCCCGTGCGGTGGGACGTTCGATGCGCATCCTGAAGAGCGAGACCTCGGCCCTGCGGGAGGAGTTCGCCAAGGAGGCGAAGGAGCCGGTCGAACCGCCCGCGGTGGTGCCGGACCCGACGCTGACCATCAAGGCCGCTCCCGGCGCCGCGTCCTCGGCGCGGCCGACCGACGAGCAGCGAACCGGCCGCACGCGCTGA
- the tatC gene encoding twin-arginine translocase subunit TatC: protein MSKSSKPPKNTDGRMSLGDHLRELRNRLVKSVLAIVLCMIVAAFFRDQLLHFLMKPLPACLPNGQPKPGVKHCAQVAVIGVTQPFNLTLKVCLLAGLVASVPVWLYQAWAFISPGLHKHERRYSLTFLGLGTPLFLGGVTCAFLLLPTTLEVLGSFTPIGAQQILPVDNYLNIATRMLLVFGLAFEFPLLLVMLNIGGVLTGKRMLGWWRGMVMAITVFAAVATPSADPISMLALASPIWILYFMAVGFALLNDRRRQRRNPDAGLSDEEASHLDLSVTAVEGAESVAASAPEGASPTPVASVPAARGEQVDDDIT from the coding sequence TTGAGCAAGTCTTCCAAGCCGCCCAAGAACACCGACGGACGGATGTCCCTCGGGGATCACCTGCGCGAGCTGCGCAACCGGCTGGTCAAGTCGGTCCTGGCGATCGTGCTGTGCATGATCGTGGCGGCGTTCTTCAGGGACCAGCTGCTGCACTTCCTGATGAAGCCGCTGCCGGCCTGCCTGCCCAACGGTCAGCCCAAGCCCGGGGTGAAGCACTGCGCCCAGGTGGCGGTGATCGGCGTGACGCAGCCGTTCAACCTCACCCTGAAGGTCTGCCTGCTGGCCGGCCTGGTGGCCTCCGTCCCAGTCTGGCTCTACCAGGCGTGGGCGTTCATCTCGCCCGGCCTGCACAAGCACGAGCGGCGCTACTCGCTGACCTTCCTGGGCCTGGGCACTCCGCTCTTCCTGGGCGGCGTCACCTGCGCCTTCCTGCTGCTGCCGACCACCCTGGAGGTGCTGGGCTCGTTCACCCCGATCGGGGCGCAGCAGATCCTGCCGGTGGACAACTACCTCAACATCGCCACCCGGATGCTGCTGGTCTTCGGCCTGGCCTTCGAGTTCCCGCTGCTGCTGGTGATGCTGAACATCGGCGGGGTGCTCACCGGCAAGCGGATGCTCGGCTGGTGGCGCGGCATGGTGATGGCGATCACCGTCTTCGCGGCGGTGGCCACGCCCAGCGCGGACCCGATCAGCATGCTGGCGCTGGCCTCGCCGATCTGGATCCTCTACTTCATGGCGGTCGGCTTCGCGCTGCTGAACGACCGTCGCAGGCAGCGCCGCAACCCGGACGCCGGCCTGTCGGACGAGGAGGCCTCGCACCTGGACCTGTCGGTCACGGCGGTCGAGGGCGCGGAGTCGGTGGCCGCCTCCGCCCCGGAGGGTGCTTCGCCCACCCCGGTGGCCTCGGTCCCGGCGGCGCGCGGCGAGCAGGTGGACGACGACATCACCTGA
- a CDS encoding NAD(P)/FAD-dependent oxidoreductase has protein sequence MLTNPSHDVVVIGAGVVGAACAYYAVRAGLTVAVVDRGPVAGGTTGAGEGNLLLSDKAPGPELSLAQLSARLWTELAGELPAAIEYEPKGGLVVAADPAGQQALRAFAAQQTAAGVTAHEVAADQLAKYEPHLAPGLAGGFHYPEDAQVQPALAAAHLLRAARRAGAELYLGEQVIAVVTGADGAVRAVRTPRRTLAAGAVVNAAGTWGGEIAALAGTQLPVLPRRGFVLVTEPLPRLVRHKVYAADYVADVASGSAALQSSGVVEGTPAGSVLIGATRERVGFDRRVSTEALRRLAAQAAALFPVLAGVKVLRTYRGFRPYLPDHLPAIGADPRAPGLYHACGHEGAGIGLAPATGRLIAGQLTGAVPELDLAPFRPERFAS, from the coding sequence GTGCTCACGAACCCCTCCCATGACGTCGTGGTGATCGGCGCCGGCGTCGTCGGCGCCGCCTGCGCGTACTACGCCGTCCGGGCCGGGCTGACCGTCGCCGTGGTGGACCGCGGGCCGGTGGCCGGCGGCACCACCGGCGCGGGGGAGGGCAACCTGCTGCTCTCCGACAAGGCGCCCGGACCGGAACTCTCCCTTGCCCAGCTCTCCGCCCGGCTCTGGACCGAGCTGGCGGGGGAGCTGCCCGCGGCGATCGAGTACGAGCCCAAGGGCGGCCTGGTGGTCGCGGCCGACCCGGCGGGCCAGCAGGCGCTGCGGGCCTTCGCGGCCCAGCAGACGGCGGCCGGGGTGACGGCCCACGAGGTCGCCGCCGACCAGTTGGCGAAGTACGAGCCGCATCTGGCGCCCGGGCTGGCCGGCGGCTTCCACTACCCCGAGGACGCCCAGGTGCAGCCGGCGCTGGCCGCCGCCCACCTGCTGCGCGCCGCCCGCCGCGCGGGCGCCGAGCTGTACCTCGGCGAACAGGTGATCGCTGTGGTCACCGGGGCCGACGGCGCGGTGCGCGCGGTGCGCACCCCGCGTCGCACGCTCGCGGCCGGCGCGGTGGTCAACGCGGCCGGCACCTGGGGCGGGGAGATCGCCGCGCTCGCCGGCACGCAGCTGCCCGTGCTGCCCCGGCGCGGCTTCGTGCTGGTCACCGAGCCGCTACCGCGCCTGGTCCGGCACAAGGTCTACGCCGCCGACTACGTGGCCGACGTGGCCAGCGGCTCGGCCGCGCTGCAGAGCTCGGGCGTGGTCGAGGGCACCCCGGCCGGGTCGGTGCTGATCGGGGCGACCCGGGAGCGGGTCGGCTTCGACCGCCGGGTCTCCACCGAGGCGCTGCGCCGACTGGCCGCCCAGGCGGCCGCGCTCTTCCCGGTGCTGGCCGGGGTCAAGGTGCTGCGCACCTACCGGGGCTTCCGCCCCTACCTGCCGGACCACCTGCCGGCGATCGGCGCCGACCCGCGCGCGCCCGGGCTCTACCACGCCTGCGGCCACGAGGGCGCGGGCATCGGGCTGGCGCCGGCCACCGGACGGCTGATCGCCGGGCAGCTGACCGGCGCCGTACCCGAACTCGACCTGGCGCCCTTCCGCCCCGAGCGGTTCGCCTCCTGA